The window GCCGATCCTTCAGGTAATGCTGATTGAACCATACGGCGGTGAACAAAATCGAGCCGGAAGCCGCCTTGCACACCATGCGCGTCTTCTTGCCGAACCGCTGCACGTTCGGCTCGCTCATGACGACGGCGGACACCGTCGCCTTCTCCCCGTCCGGCGTCTCCTCCAGCGGGCGGATGCGGAAGTCTTCGTACCGGATCGGGAACGAATCGAGCAGCGCGCCGACGGAAAAAATCCCGAAGGAAGCAAGCTCTCGCGCCTTGGCTTCGCCAACGCCGCGCACTTGTTCCACCGGGATCGCGTACAAATCTTGCGTCATGCTTCCGCAGGCGTGACGAACAGTCCGAGCGTGCCCGGACCGACATGCGTGCCGATGACGGGACCGAGCTCGAAATACGACACGTCTTTCACGTCGAACCGCTCCTTCAGCACGCCCTCGAACTCCTCCGCCCCGGCGCGCGCGTTCGCGTGCACGAACATCACGTCGATCGACTTGCCGTCGAACTTCTCTTGCAGCAGCTCGACGATCCGCCCCATCGCCTTCCGGCTGCCCCGCACCTTGTCGACCGGGAAGATGACGCCTTCCTCCGGATCTATCGACAAGATCGGCTTAATGTTAAGCAGCGAGCCGAACACGGCGGACGCCTTCCCGATCCGGCCGTTCCGGTGCAGGTACTCCAGCGTGTCCACGAGGAAGTACAGCTGCGTCTGCTCCTTCAAGCTCCGGATGCGAGCGAGGATGGCCTCGACGTCCGCTCCGTTCGCGGCCGCCTCCGCCGCCGCGATCGCGAGCATGCCGAAGCCGAGCGACGCGCTCTTCGAATCGACGATATGAATGTTCGGGTCCCCGCCGAGCAGCGACTTCGCGAGCACGGCGGACTGGTACGTCCCGCTGAAGGCCGAAGACAAATGGATGGAGATGATGACGGTACCCGGCTCCTCCAGCAGTTTCTTATAGACGTCTACGAAGTCGACCGGCGACGGCTGAGACGTCGTCGGCATCTCTTTCGTACCGGCCAGCTTCACGAAGAAGTCGCTCGACGCGAGGGTCACCGAATCCAAGAACGTCTCGTTGCCGAAGTGCACCTTCAGCGGCACCATCTCGATGCCGAGCCGCTCCCGGACGTCTTTCGGCAAATCGGACGTGCTGTCCACGACGATGCGCACTTTGCCCATACAGATCACCTCGTTTAAAAATTGGATACCGTTATTCCGCGGAGAAGAGGTATGCGTACACGGGCTGTCCGCCCGGAAGCAGTTCGACTTCTACGTCGGGGTACTGTTCTTCGAAAAAGCCGCGAAGACGGTTCGTCACCGCGTCGTCCGCCGATTCGCCGACGTAGACGGAGACGATCTCCTCCCCGTCGCTCAGCATGGAGCGCAGCAGCTCGGTGCACGTCTCGTACGGGTCGTCGTTCGACGCGACGATCTTGCCGTCCAAGATGCCGATATGATCGCCTTCCTTGATGTCGACGCCGTCGATGGACGTATCGCGCACGGCGAACGTCACCTGGCCGGACTTCACGCGCTTCGCGGCGGAGGACATCGCCTCGCCGTTCCGTTCGAAGTCGGCGCCCTCTTGGAATGCGAGCACCGCGGCGATGCCCTGCTGGATCGTCTTCGTCGGCACGACGATCACTTGCTTCTCGGCGATGTCTTTCGCCTGGTTCGCCGCCATCACGATATTGGAGTTGTTCGGCAGCACGAACACGCGGTCCGACGGCACGCTGTCGATCGCGTTCAAGATGTCTTCCGTGCTCGGGTTCATCGTCTGCCCGCCGGACAATACGAAGTCG is drawn from Paenibacillus antri and contains these coding sequences:
- a CDS encoding DegV family protein; the protein is MGKVRIVVDSTSDLPKDVRERLGIEMVPLKVHFGNETFLDSVTLASSDFFVKLAGTKEMPTTSQPSPVDFVDVYKKLLEEPGTVIISIHLSSAFSGTYQSAVLAKSLLGGDPNIHIVDSKSASLGFGMLAIAAAEAAANGADVEAILARIRSLKEQTQLYFLVDTLEYLHRNGRIGKASAVFGSLLNIKPILSIDPEEGVIFPVDKVRGSRKAMGRIVELLQEKFDGKSIDVMFVHANARAGAEEFEGVLKERFDVKDVSYFELGPVIGTHVGPGTLGLFVTPAEA